A single region of the Streptomyces virginiae genome encodes:
- a CDS encoding glycosyltransferase family 2 protein: MSTVSVVIPCYKYGHFLADCVKSVLDEQEGVDVRVLIIDDASPDDSAEVARALAATDPRIEVRVHETNKGHIATYNEGLLEWADGDYVALLSADDRLVPGALVRAAALLDAHPEAGFAYGRPLRFRHGGPLPAARTRSTGSVVYPGRWWLDRRFREGTGCITSPEVVVRTSLQRKVGGYDPELPHAGDIEMWMRLAAHADVGYIRGADQAFYRVHGDNMSTTDFGGQLDDLRQRLVAFDSVLAKCGGLLPGSDRLALSARTRLARYALRRAYRAYDRGRTAVVPVDELVEFAAECLPGEYTKLAEYRALLRRRRIGARTMPYLQPLVLSAVADRGREWLWWRSWKRRGI, translated from the coding sequence GTGAGCACGGTCAGCGTGGTGATCCCCTGCTACAAGTACGGCCACTTCCTGGCGGACTGCGTCAAGAGCGTGCTGGACGAGCAGGAGGGCGTCGACGTACGGGTACTGATCATCGACGACGCCTCGCCCGACGACTCCGCGGAGGTCGCCCGCGCGCTGGCGGCCACCGACCCGCGGATCGAGGTACGGGTCCACGAGACCAACAAGGGCCACATCGCCACCTACAACGAGGGCCTGCTGGAATGGGCCGACGGGGACTACGTGGCCCTGCTGTCGGCGGACGACCGGCTGGTTCCCGGGGCCCTGGTGCGCGCCGCGGCCCTGCTCGACGCGCATCCGGAGGCCGGCTTCGCCTACGGCAGGCCGCTGCGCTTCCGGCACGGCGGACCGCTGCCGGCGGCCCGTACCCGCAGCACCGGGTCGGTCGTCTATCCCGGACGGTGGTGGCTGGACCGGCGGTTCCGGGAGGGCACCGGGTGCATCACCTCACCCGAGGTGGTGGTCCGCACCAGCCTTCAGCGCAAGGTCGGGGGCTACGATCCCGAGCTGCCGCACGCCGGCGACATCGAGATGTGGATGCGGCTCGCGGCGCACGCCGACGTGGGCTACATCCGCGGGGCCGACCAGGCCTTCTACCGGGTCCACGGCGACAACATGTCCACCACGGACTTCGGCGGGCAGCTCGACGACCTGCGCCAGCGCCTCGTCGCCTTCGACTCGGTGCTCGCCAAGTGCGGCGGGCTGCTTCCGGGGTCCGACCGGCTGGCGCTGTCGGCGCGTACCCGGCTGGCCCGGTACGCGCTGCGGCGCGCCTACCGGGCGTACGACCGGGGTCGTACGGCGGTGGTACCGGTCGACGAGCTCGTGGAGTTCGCCGCAGAGTGCCTGCCCGGGGAGTACACGAAGCTGGCCGAGTACCGGGCGCTGCTCAGGCGCCGGCGCATCGGGGCGCGCACCATGCCGTACCTCCAGCCGCTCGTGCTCTCGGCCGTGGCCGACCGGGGGCGCGAGTGGCTGTGGTGGCGGTCGTGGAAGCGTCGAGGGATTTGA
- a CDS encoding DUF4082 domain-containing protein, translating into MNRRTRLLRYGLFTVIAALMATVLPPAAVAGAVDPCGPTTNAVVCENSKPGTPMEDWFAPSAYGDIKGFPAQTSVQAGETVQFKIQSPTSYKVSVYRLGHYGGSGARLMSTPAQAAQTYPANFAPGGNPATCAKKAATGLVDCGNWPVTATWTVPADAVSGLYVVNFDQADGNGVMPYPFVVRNDSSHSDIVVQTSDQTWQAYNNYGGQDLYDGGGPAPDGRAYEVSYNRPMDIGGDNGIYGSEFQMIAWLERNGYDVSYMSGIDMSVRGGTLLQNHKVFLSSGHDEYWTQEQFTNALNARRAGVHQTYFSGNEVFWKTRLAPSIDGANTANRTLVSYKETKLSFPQPNGIPDPSGIWTGTFMDPASATNGRPFQPQNQLTGSMFSVNGYRSDAITVPGTFAKQRLWRNTTVANLTPSQTATFPTGTLGYEWDSDVENASRPAGQITMSSTTVDIEDGKLLKDYGNTYGNGTATHSLVAFRDQTSHALVFGAGTVQWSWGLTNMPTGNPDDTVVTADKRMQQATVNIFADMGVQPRSLQSDLVASTASTDTVGPGVTVTSPAANATVPALRPVTITGTSADTGGGVVARVEVSTDGGTTWKATTGLASWSYKWTPTVPGAAQIKVRAVDDSVNIGATTTVPLTVGPQQCPCTVWPAAAVPGTVNAGDGSAVELGVKIRSSVAGSITGVRFYKSPANTGTHTGSLWSSTGQRLATGTFTNETASGWQQLNFATPVPVKANTTYVASYFAPHGGYSFDNTFAASDAGLAPLTALKSGTDGGNGVYRYSGTGGFPSTAASGSNYWVDAVLDTATASTTPPTVTATSPQSAATGTQITAAMTATFSNAVDADTLVFSVKDSGGATVPGTKVLGASNSATFTPSSELALNSTYTASVQASDLWGNAMAAPVTWNFTTSASPPTVNCPCTLWNGAATPSTANVGDDANSVELGTRFQSAVNGYITGVTFYKGPGNTGTHTGSLWSASGTLLATGTFGSETLTGWQQLQFTTPVAITAGTTYVASYHAPNGNYSVDGGYFTGAHRSYPLVAPADTAGSANGLYKYGAATAFPSNTFGSVNYWVGPIFTTTAPPALQEGLSTEVSGQ; encoded by the coding sequence ATGAACAGACGGACAAGGTTGCTTCGTTACGGTCTCTTCACCGTGATCGCGGCCTTGATGGCCACGGTCCTGCCACCGGCGGCGGTGGCCGGTGCGGTCGATCCCTGCGGTCCCACCACGAACGCCGTCGTGTGCGAGAACTCCAAGCCCGGCACACCGATGGAGGACTGGTTCGCACCCAGCGCGTACGGCGACATCAAGGGTTTCCCGGCCCAGACGAGCGTCCAGGCCGGCGAGACCGTGCAGTTCAAGATCCAGTCGCCGACGTCGTACAAGGTCTCGGTCTACCGCCTCGGCCACTACGGCGGCAGCGGGGCGCGCCTGATGTCGACCCCGGCACAGGCGGCCCAGACCTATCCGGCGAACTTCGCGCCGGGCGGCAATCCGGCGACCTGCGCCAAGAAGGCCGCCACCGGGTTGGTCGACTGCGGTAACTGGCCCGTCACCGCGACGTGGACCGTACCGGCCGACGCCGTGTCCGGGCTCTACGTCGTCAACTTCGACCAGGCGGACGGCAATGGTGTGATGCCGTACCCGTTCGTCGTCCGCAACGACTCCAGCCACTCCGACATCGTCGTGCAGACCAGTGACCAGACCTGGCAGGCGTACAACAACTACGGCGGCCAGGACCTGTACGACGGCGGCGGCCCCGCCCCGGACGGGCGGGCGTACGAGGTCAGCTACAACCGGCCGATGGACATCGGCGGGGACAACGGGATCTACGGGTCCGAGTTCCAGATGATCGCCTGGCTGGAGCGCAACGGCTACGACGTGAGCTACATGTCCGGGATCGACATGTCGGTCCGCGGCGGGACCCTGCTGCAGAACCACAAGGTCTTCCTGTCGTCCGGGCACGACGAGTACTGGACCCAGGAGCAGTTCACGAACGCGCTGAACGCGCGCCGGGCCGGGGTCCACCAGACGTACTTCAGCGGCAACGAGGTCTTCTGGAAGACCCGTCTGGCGCCGAGCATCGACGGCGCGAACACCGCCAACCGGACGCTGGTCTCGTACAAGGAGACCAAGCTGTCCTTCCCGCAGCCGAACGGCATCCCCGACCCGAGCGGGATCTGGACGGGCACCTTCATGGACCCGGCCAGCGCCACGAACGGCCGCCCCTTCCAGCCGCAGAACCAGCTGACCGGCTCGATGTTCAGCGTCAACGGCTACCGCAGCGACGCGATCACCGTGCCGGGCACCTTCGCCAAGCAGCGGCTGTGGCGCAACACCACGGTCGCGAACCTCACCCCCTCGCAGACCGCCACGTTCCCCACCGGCACGCTCGGCTACGAGTGGGACAGCGACGTGGAGAACGCCAGCAGGCCCGCCGGGCAGATCACGATGTCCTCCACCACGGTGGACATCGAGGACGGCAAGCTCCTCAAGGACTACGGCAACACCTACGGCAACGGCACCGCCACGCACAGCCTGGTGGCCTTCCGCGACCAGACCTCGCACGCACTGGTGTTCGGCGCGGGCACGGTCCAGTGGTCCTGGGGCCTGACCAACATGCCGACCGGCAACCCCGACGACACGGTGGTCACCGCGGACAAGCGGATGCAGCAGGCCACGGTGAACATCTTCGCCGACATGGGCGTGCAGCCCCGGTCCCTGCAGAGCGACCTGGTCGCCTCCACCGCCTCCACGGACACCGTGGGCCCGGGCGTGACGGTGACCAGCCCGGCGGCGAACGCGACCGTACCGGCGCTGCGGCCCGTGACCATCACCGGCACGTCCGCCGACACCGGCGGCGGCGTGGTCGCCCGGGTGGAGGTGTCCACCGACGGCGGCACCACCTGGAAGGCGACCACGGGCCTGGCGTCCTGGAGCTACAAGTGGACCCCGACCGTCCCGGGCGCCGCGCAGATCAAGGTGCGCGCCGTGGACGACAGCGTCAACATCGGCGCCACCACCACGGTGCCGCTGACGGTCGGGCCCCAGCAGTGCCCCTGCACGGTGTGGCCCGCCGCGGCCGTGCCGGGCACCGTCAACGCCGGTGACGGCAGCGCCGTCGAGCTCGGCGTGAAGATCCGTTCCTCGGTGGCCGGTTCGATCACCGGCGTCCGCTTCTACAAGTCCCCCGCCAACACCGGCACCCACACCGGCAGCCTCTGGAGCAGCACCGGCCAGCGCCTGGCCACGGGTACCTTCACCAACGAGACGGCCTCCGGCTGGCAGCAGCTGAACTTCGCCACGCCGGTCCCGGTCAAGGCGAACACCACCTACGTCGCCTCCTACTTCGCCCCGCACGGTGGCTACTCCTTCGACAACACCTTCGCCGCGAGCGACGCGGGCCTGGCCCCGCTCACCGCGCTGAAGAGCGGCACCGACGGCGGCAACGGCGTCTACCGCTACAGCGGCACGGGCGGTTTCCCGTCCACCGCCGCGTCCGGCAGCAACTACTGGGTGGACGCGGTCCTGGACACCGCGACCGCCAGCACCACCCCGCCCACCGTCACCGCCACCTCGCCGCAGTCCGCGGCGACCGGCACCCAGATCACGGCGGCCATGACGGCCACCTTCAGCAACGCCGTCGACGCGGACACGCTGGTGTTCTCCGTGAAGGACTCCGGCGGCGCCACCGTCCCGGGCACCAAGGTGCTGGGCGCGTCCAACAGCGCGACCTTCACCCCGTCCTCCGAACTGGCCCTGAACTCCACCTACACGGCATCAGTACAGGCCTCCGACCTGTGGGGCAACGCGATGGCCGCCCCGGTCACGTGGAACTTCACGACCAGCGCGAGCCCGCCGACGGTCAACTGCCCGTGCACCCTGTGGAACGGCGCCGCGACACCGAGCACGGCGAACGTCGGTGACGACGCCAACTCCGTGGAACTGGGCACCCGTTTCCAGTCCGCGGTGAACGGCTACATCACCGGCGTCACCTTCTACAAGGGCCCCGGCAACACCGGTACGCACACCGGCAGCCTGTGGTCCGCCTCCGGCACCCTGCTCGCCACCGGCACCTTCGGCAGCGAGACCCTGACCGGCTGGCAGCAACTGCAGTTCACCACTCCGGTCGCGATCACGGCGGGTACCACGTACGTGGCCTCCTACCACGCGCCGAACGGCAACTACTCGGTGGACGGCGGCTACTTCACCGGCGCTCACCGCTCCTATCCGCTGGTGGCACCGGCTGACACGGCGGGCAGTGCCAACGGGCTCTACAAGTACGGGGCGGCCACGGCCTTCCCGTCGAACACCTTCGGCTCGGTGAACTACTGGGTCGGCCCGATCTTCACCACCACGGCGCCGCCCGCCCTGCAGGAGGGGCTGTCCACGGAGGTGAGCGGGCAGTGA
- a CDS encoding Gfo/Idh/MocA family protein, with protein MKDTAKDAGQGAGQDTGVTGKGSAPLGVAVVGAGYWGPNLVRNFQSSDRFRLRWLCDLNVDRARQVLGAYSTVQATGDYEAVLADPEVDAVAVATPAGTHLDVALAALRAGKHVLVEKPLAATYEDGLRLVNEAEERGLTLMCDHTYCYTPAVGRIREMVRSGELGEIHYVDSVRINLGLVQKDIDVLWDLAPHDLSVLDFILPDHVQPVAVAAHGADPIGAGQSCVAYLTLQLNTGAIAHVHVNWLSPTKVRTTMVGGSKRTLVWDDLNPTQRVAVFDRGVDLSAPQEIGADERRDMLVSYRTGDMVAPAIGEKEALRSMVEEFATSITTGRPPLTDGRAGLKVLDILEAASRSLEFRGAVVGLRTGR; from the coding sequence GTGAAGGACACCGCGAAGGACGCGGGGCAGGGCGCGGGTCAGGACACGGGCGTCACCGGCAAGGGGTCCGCCCCCTTAGGTGTCGCCGTGGTCGGCGCGGGCTACTGGGGCCCCAATCTCGTCCGCAACTTCCAGTCCAGTGACCGGTTCCGGCTGCGCTGGCTCTGCGATCTGAACGTGGACCGGGCCCGGCAGGTGCTCGGCGCGTACTCCACGGTCCAGGCCACCGGCGACTACGAGGCGGTCCTCGCCGACCCGGAGGTCGACGCGGTCGCCGTGGCCACCCCGGCGGGCACGCACCTCGATGTGGCGCTGGCCGCGCTGCGCGCCGGCAAGCACGTCCTCGTGGAGAAGCCCCTGGCGGCCACGTACGAGGACGGGCTGCGGCTGGTGAACGAGGCCGAGGAGCGCGGTCTCACGCTGATGTGCGACCACACCTACTGCTACACCCCGGCCGTGGGCCGGATCCGCGAGATGGTCCGCTCGGGCGAACTCGGCGAGATCCACTACGTGGACTCGGTACGGATCAACCTGGGGCTCGTCCAGAAGGACATCGACGTCCTGTGGGACCTGGCCCCCCACGACCTCTCCGTCCTGGACTTCATCCTCCCGGACCATGTGCAGCCGGTCGCCGTCGCCGCGCACGGAGCCGATCCCATCGGAGCCGGCCAGTCCTGCGTGGCCTACCTGACCCTCCAGCTGAACACCGGCGCCATCGCGCACGTGCACGTCAACTGGCTCTCCCCGACCAAGGTGCGCACCACCATGGTCGGCGGCTCCAAGCGCACCCTGGTGTGGGACGACCTCAACCCGACCCAGCGCGTAGCGGTGTTCGACCGCGGGGTGGACCTGAGCGCCCCGCAGGAGATCGGCGCGGACGAGCGCCGGGACATGCTCGTCTCCTACCGGACCGGCGACATGGTGGCGCCCGCGATCGGCGAGAAGGAGGCCCTGCGCAGCATGGTCGAGGAGTTCGCCACGTCCATCACGACGGGACGGCCGCCGCTGACGGACGGCCGGGCGGGACTGAAGGTGCTGGACATCCTGGAAGCGGCCTCCCGGAGCCTGGAGTTCCGCGGAGCGGTCGTCGGACTGCGCACCGGGCGTTGA
- a CDS encoding NeuD/PglB/VioB family sugar acetyltransferase, with the protein MSGPPPRTEDLLIVGAGGFARETAQAVRDAAAAAAASGRAPRWRLAGHLDDDPGLHGREVDGVPVLGGGHLVHELPAARVVVCVGSPRDYAVRARLVRRLGLPGSRYATVVHPTAVVSGSSLLGAGSVLLAHCVLTAAVRLGSHVAVMPHVVLTHDDRIGDFATLASGVRLGGGVRLGRGAYVGAGALVREGTSVGAWSLTGMGSTVLADVPPGEVWAGSPARRLRAAGGPALDELRADGEEKAGRWPETRMGSTVV; encoded by the coding sequence ATGAGCGGCCCGCCGCCGCGGACCGAGGATCTGCTGATCGTCGGGGCGGGCGGGTTCGCCCGCGAGACCGCCCAGGCGGTACGGGACGCGGCCGCCGCGGCGGCCGCGTCCGGCCGGGCGCCGCGGTGGCGCCTGGCCGGGCACCTCGACGACGATCCGGGCCTGCACGGCAGGGAGGTCGACGGGGTGCCGGTGCTGGGCGGCGGCCACCTCGTGCACGAGCTGCCCGCGGCCCGGGTGGTGGTCTGCGTGGGCAGTCCGCGCGACTACGCCGTGCGGGCCCGGCTGGTACGGCGCCTGGGGCTGCCCGGGAGCCGGTACGCGACGGTGGTCCACCCGACGGCGGTGGTCTCGGGGTCCTCGCTGCTCGGCGCGGGCTCGGTGCTGCTCGCGCACTGCGTGCTGACGGCCGCCGTCCGGCTCGGGTCCCACGTGGCGGTGATGCCGCACGTGGTGCTCACCCACGACGACCGGATCGGGGACTTCGCCACGCTCGCCTCGGGCGTCCGCCTCGGCGGCGGGGTGCGGCTGGGGCGCGGGGCGTACGTGGGCGCGGGAGCGCTGGTGCGCGAGGGCACGTCGGTCGGCGCCTGGTCGCTGACCGGGATGGGAAGCACGGTTCTGGCCGATGTGCCGCCCGGTGAGGTGTGGGCCGGAAGCCCCGCCCGCCGGCTGCGCGCGGCGGGGGGCCCGGCGCTCGACGAGCTGCGGGCCGATGGCGAGGAGAAGGCCGGCCGGTGGCCGGAGACACGGATGGGGAGCACAGTCGTATGA
- a CDS encoding DegT/DnrJ/EryC1/StrS family aminotransferase produces MSAPDAAPAAAPDAAPVAAPARIPVMVPWLGEEEAKAAADAVLSGWVAQGPRVAEFERAFAERVGAEHGIAVSSCTTALHLALIALDLGPGDEVIVPSLSFIATANAVRHVGARPVFADVEEATGNLTPATVDAVRTPRTKAVIAVHQGGVPADVHALRAVCADWDVALVEDAACGIGATVGGKSVGHGALLAAWSFHPRKVITTGEGGMLTTDDARWAERLRRLREHGMNVSAAQRHASSKPVVESYLEVGYNYRMTDIQAAVGLVQLGKLDEIVARRRALAARYTELLSPIPGLRPLRDPGHGQGNFQSYWVLPAEDFPVGRDELLAALAEAGISARRGIMASHLEPAYAGHGAAPLPVTERISRDSLILPLFHTMTREQQDRVVAVLREQAGG; encoded by the coding sequence ATGAGCGCCCCGGACGCCGCTCCCGCCGCCGCCCCGGACGCCGCTCCCGTCGCCGCCCCCGCCCGGATCCCGGTGATGGTGCCGTGGCTGGGCGAGGAGGAGGCGAAGGCCGCCGCCGACGCGGTGCTCTCCGGCTGGGTGGCCCAAGGCCCGCGGGTCGCCGAGTTCGAGCGGGCCTTCGCCGAGCGGGTGGGCGCCGAGCACGGCATCGCGGTGAGCTCGTGCACCACCGCCCTGCACCTGGCCCTGATCGCGCTGGACCTCGGACCCGGCGACGAGGTGATCGTCCCCTCGCTGTCCTTCATCGCCACGGCCAACGCCGTGCGCCACGTGGGCGCCCGACCGGTGTTCGCGGACGTCGAGGAGGCCACCGGCAACCTCACCCCGGCCACCGTGGACGCGGTGCGCACGCCGAGGACCAAGGCGGTGATCGCCGTCCACCAGGGCGGGGTGCCCGCGGACGTGCACGCGCTGCGCGCGGTGTGCGCCGACTGGGACGTGGCCCTGGTGGAGGACGCCGCCTGCGGCATCGGCGCGACGGTCGGCGGCAAGTCGGTGGGCCACGGCGCGCTGCTCGCCGCCTGGTCCTTCCACCCCCGCAAGGTGATCACCACCGGCGAGGGCGGCATGCTCACCACGGACGACGCGCGATGGGCGGAGCGGCTGCGCCGGCTGCGCGAGCACGGCATGAACGTGTCCGCCGCGCAGCGCCACGCCAGCAGCAAGCCGGTCGTCGAGAGCTACCTGGAGGTCGGCTACAACTACCGGATGACCGACATCCAGGCCGCGGTCGGCCTGGTGCAGCTCGGCAAGCTGGACGAGATCGTGGCCCGGCGGCGCGCTCTCGCGGCCCGGTACACGGAGCTGCTGAGCCCGATCCCGGGGCTGCGCCCGCTCCGGGACCCCGGTCACGGCCAGGGCAACTTCCAGTCGTACTGGGTGCTGCCGGCCGAGGACTTCCCCGTCGGCCGGGACGAGCTGCTCGCGGCGCTCGCCGAGGCCGGGATCTCGGCCCGGCGCGGGATCATGGCCTCGCACCTGGAGCCCGCGTACGCCGGCCACGGCGCGGCGCCGCTGCCGGTCACCGAGCGGATCAGCCGCGACTCCCTCATCCTGCCGCTGTTCCACACGATGACGCGGGAGCAGCAGGACCGGGTGGTGGCGGTGCTGCGCGAACAGGCGGGCGGATGA
- a CDS encoding DegT/DnrJ/EryC1/StrS family aminotransferase — MNQIPLVDLKAAHAEVAEELRAGFDRVLADTAFIGGAEVRAFEREYADFAGVGHCVGVANGTDALELALRVSGVGVGDEVVLPANTFIATAGAVARIGARPVLVDCLPDTLLMDPRAALEAVGKDTRAVVPVHLYGQCADTEALAAGLPAHVRIVEDAAQSQGATRDGRSPGSGGIAATSFYPGKNLGAYGDAGAVVTDDEESADLVRALANHGGIAKYRHDVAGFNSRLDGLQAVVLRAKLARLSEGNAARRAAAARYDELLGDLASGGRLTLPVTDAANVHVWHLYVVRVAGADRDAVVGKLNAEGIGAGVHYPAPVHLTPAFAQLGHTRGDFPHAEQAADRMLSLPLFPQITAAQQERVAETLRNALR; from the coding sequence ATGAACCAGATACCGCTCGTCGACCTGAAGGCGGCGCACGCCGAGGTCGCCGAGGAATTACGGGCAGGCTTCGACCGTGTGCTCGCCGACACCGCTTTCATCGGCGGTGCGGAGGTCCGCGCGTTCGAGCGTGAGTACGCCGACTTCGCGGGGGTCGGGCACTGCGTGGGGGTCGCCAACGGCACCGACGCCCTCGAACTCGCCCTGCGCGTGAGCGGGGTGGGGGTCGGCGACGAGGTGGTGCTGCCCGCGAACACCTTCATCGCCACCGCGGGCGCCGTCGCCCGCATCGGTGCCCGGCCGGTGCTGGTGGACTGCCTCCCCGACACCCTGCTGATGGATCCGCGGGCCGCTCTGGAGGCCGTAGGCAAGGACACCCGCGCGGTGGTCCCCGTCCACCTCTACGGGCAGTGCGCGGACACCGAGGCGCTGGCGGCGGGCCTGCCGGCGCACGTGCGGATCGTCGAGGACGCCGCGCAGAGCCAGGGCGCGACCCGCGACGGCCGCTCCCCCGGCAGCGGGGGCATCGCGGCGACCAGTTTCTACCCGGGCAAGAACCTCGGCGCGTACGGCGACGCGGGAGCGGTGGTGACCGACGACGAGGAGAGCGCGGACCTGGTCCGGGCCCTCGCCAACCACGGCGGCATCGCCAAGTACCGCCACGACGTGGCCGGGTTCAACAGCCGCCTCGACGGTCTGCAGGCCGTGGTGCTGCGGGCGAAGTTGGCCCGGCTCTCCGAGGGGAACGCGGCCCGCCGGGCCGCCGCCGCCCGTTACGACGAGCTGCTGGGCGACCTCGCCTCCGGTGGCCGGCTCACCCTGCCGGTCACGGACGCGGCCAATGTCCACGTGTGGCACCTGTACGTCGTCCGGGTGGCCGGAGCGGACCGCGACGCCGTCGTCGGGAAGCTCAACGCGGAGGGCATCGGCGCGGGTGTGCACTACCCGGCGCCGGTCCACCTGACGCCGGCCTTCGCCCAACTCGGGCACACCCGAGGCGACTTCCCGCACGCCGAACAGGCGGCGGACCGGATGCTCTCGCTCCCCCTCTTCCCGCAGATCACCGCGGCCCAGCAGGAGCGGGTCGCGGAAACCCTCCGCAACGCCCTGCGCTGA
- a CDS encoding Wzz/FepE/Etk N-terminal domain-containing protein: MSPGELIRALRRRWYVLIVAAVLAAAGAVQVLHPTQTYLSTAIVVLKPPVTDNQPNQLANLQPPLAAVSYAAVQQLDSPEGAEELRAAGVRGTYRLIPRNSGTSVTPRYLIPSLQIQAEQADPATADTTVRKIIEIWTEHLTDMQTQQGVPDSARMSVTLLVPPTSVAQTGNKSRGLAGAALMGGVGGVVVALWTDRLLTRRSRRRQRPEAATDAGPVVRAEEPERAALAGAAR, encoded by the coding sequence GTGTCGCCTGGTGAGTTGATCCGTGCGCTGCGTCGGCGCTGGTACGTCCTGATCGTGGCGGCGGTGCTCGCGGCCGCCGGAGCCGTGCAAGTGCTGCACCCCACCCAGACGTACCTGAGCACGGCGATCGTCGTGCTCAAGCCGCCGGTCACGGACAATCAGCCCAACCAACTGGCCAATCTGCAACCACCGCTCGCCGCCGTCTCCTATGCCGCCGTGCAGCAGCTGGACTCGCCCGAGGGGGCCGAGGAGCTGCGCGCCGCGGGGGTGCGCGGCACGTACCGGCTGATCCCGCGGAACAGCGGGACCAGCGTCACCCCGCGCTATCTGATCCCCTCGCTCCAGATCCAGGCGGAGCAGGCCGATCCGGCCACCGCCGACACGACCGTCCGCAAGATCATCGAGATCTGGACCGAACACCTGACGGACATGCAGACGCAGCAGGGCGTCCCGGACTCCGCGCGGATGAGCGTGACCCTCCTGGTGCCACCCACCTCGGTGGCGCAGACCGGCAACAAGAGCCGGGGCCTCGCCGGAGCGGCCCTGATGGGCGGGGTCGGAGGCGTGGTGGTGGCCCTGTGGACCGACCGGCTCCTGACACGCCGGAGCCGGCGCCGACAGCGGCCAGAGGCCGCCACCGACGCCGGTCCGGTGGTCCGGGCCGAGGAGCCCGAGCGGGCCGCCCTCGCCGGGGCGGCCCGCTGA
- a CDS encoding NAD-dependent epimerase/dehydratase family protein: MSSVRGKRILVTGGSGTIGSHLVDLLVDNGAREVVVLDNFVRGRTANLARALPSGVVEVVEGDIRDVATVRKATEGAELVFHLAAIRITQCAEDPRLANEVMVDGTFNVLEAAAAAGVGKVIASSSASVYGLAEEFPTTERHHPYNNDTFYGAAKAFNEGVLRSFHSMYGLDYVALRYFNVYGPRMDIHGLYTEVLIRWMERIASGEPPLILGDGLQTMDFVDVRDIARANLLAAQSDLTDEVFNVASGTETSLLQLANGLLEAMGAEGLVPEHGPARAVNGVTRRLADTSGAAERLGFTAEIDLRTGLRDLVRWWRAERAADAAAAATEAGR; the protein is encoded by the coding sequence TTGAGCAGCGTACGAGGCAAGAGGATTCTGGTCACCGGAGGGTCGGGCACGATCGGCTCGCACCTGGTGGACCTGCTGGTGGACAACGGGGCACGTGAGGTCGTCGTGCTCGACAACTTCGTGCGGGGGCGGACCGCCAACCTGGCCCGCGCCCTGCCGAGCGGGGTGGTGGAGGTCGTCGAGGGCGACATCCGCGACGTGGCCACGGTACGGAAGGCGACCGAGGGCGCCGAGCTGGTCTTCCACCTCGCCGCCATCCGGATCACCCAGTGCGCGGAGGACCCGCGGCTGGCGAACGAGGTCATGGTGGACGGCACCTTCAACGTGCTGGAGGCGGCCGCGGCCGCCGGGGTGGGCAAGGTGATCGCCTCGTCCTCGGCCTCGGTCTACGGCCTGGCCGAGGAGTTCCCGACCACCGAGCGCCACCACCCGTACAACAACGACACCTTCTACGGCGCGGCGAAGGCCTTCAACGAGGGGGTGCTGCGCAGCTTCCACTCCATGTACGGGCTGGACTACGTGGCCCTGCGCTACTTCAACGTGTACGGCCCCCGGATGGACATCCACGGCCTCTACACCGAGGTGCTGATCCGTTGGATGGAGCGGATCGCCTCGGGCGAGCCGCCGCTGATCCTCGGCGACGGCCTGCAGACCATGGACTTCGTCGACGTCCGGGACATCGCGCGCGCCAACCTGCTGGCCGCCCAGTCGGACCTGACCGACGAGGTGTTCAACGTCGCGAGCGGCACGGAGACCAGCCTGCTCCAGCTCGCGAACGGCCTGTTGGAGGCGATGGGCGCCGAAGGCCTGGTGCCCGAGCACGGGCCGGCCCGCGCCGTGAACGGCGTCACCCGGCGGCTCGCGGACACCTCGGGGGCCGCGGAGCGGCTCGGCTTCACCGCCGAGATCGACCTGCGCACCGGCCTGCGGGACCTGGTGCGGTGGTGGCGGGCCGAGCGCGCCGCCGACGCTGCCGCGGCTGCCACCGAGGCGGGCCGATGA